The DNA region GAGGCCATCGCCATAGCAAACGCTACCCCGTACGGTTTGGCAGCCGGTGTGTGGACGGAGAACCTGTCGCGGGCCCACCGCGTGGCCGAGGCCCTTGAGGCAGGCGTAGTCTGGATCAACTGCTGGATGGTGCGGGATTTGCGGACTCCGTTCGGCGGGATGAAGCAATCCGGAGTGGGACGTGAGGGCGGGTGGGAGGCATTCCACTTCTTCATGGAGCCCAAGAGCGTTACTGTTGCCCTCTGGCGGGATTGAGATGCGGCAGATCATTATCGCAGAAGATGCTGCGGAACCTGTAGGGCCATACCCGCATGCGGTGCGTGTGGGCAACTGGCTCTTCCTGTCGGGTATTGGACCTCGACAGCGAGGGAGCTCGGAAATCCCGGGGGTTGTGCAGGATGCGGAGGGACGGGTGGTTGACTATGACTTTGAGGTGCAATGCCATGCCGTCTTCCAGAACGTCCACCGCATTCTCCGTGCTGCTGGGGCACGGCTGGAAGATCTCGTGGACGTGACGGCCTTTTTGACGGACATCCGTCGTGACTTTGCAACCTTCAACCGCGTGTACGCTCAGTACCTGGGGCATGTCCAGGCGTGTCGAACTACGGTTGAAGTGCGGGCTCTACCGACTCCGATTGCGATTGAGCTGAAGTGTATCGCCTATCTGGGGGACACATGAGGTGGCTCGGACACGGAGTGCTATGGGCGGCAAGTGCTATTGCGGTCTTAGCTCAACCGCAGGTGGCGTACATGGTGCCGGATATTGGGGCTCCAGGCATGGCGGTGGCCGTAGAGATCGTGGCCTACCATTCGGCTGTCGGGACCCTGGGTCCTGATGGAGTCTACAGCAACAATCCTGGGGATGCACTCCGAGTTGAATGTGCCCGTCCAGCGGACACCGCGCTGCTGACCATAGGTCCTGTGGTAGTGAGTTGGCAGGGGCGGCTGCTGAGCACGGTCATCTTCGTCCACCCGTGGGTTCAGCCGAATAGTTGGCGGTGGGACGAGCTGCGACCGGAGTT from Candidatus Kapaibacterium sp. includes:
- a CDS encoding Rid family hydrolase, which encodes MRQIIIAEDAAEPVGPYPHAVRVGNWLFLSGIGPRQRGSSEIPGVVQDAEGRVVDYDFEVQCHAVFQNVHRILRAAGARLEDLVDVTAFLTDIRRDFATFNRVYAQYLGHVQACRTTVEVRALPTPIAIELKCIAYLGDT